Below is a window of Spodoptera frugiperda isolate SF20-4 chromosome 13, AGI-APGP_CSIRO_Sfru_2.0, whole genome shotgun sequence DNA.
TACAACCACTACTACAACCACTCCTGAGCCCGATTCATCTTCGTCCTCTAGTACAACCACTCCTGAGCCCGAGTCTTCTTCGTCCTCTAGTACAACCACTACTACAACCACTCCTGAGCCCGAGTCATCTTCGTCCTCTAGTACAACCACTACTACAACCACTCCTGAGCCCGAGTCATCTTCGTCCTCTAGTACAACTACAACCACTACTACAACCACTCCTGAGCCCGAGTCATCTTCGTCCTCTAGTACAACCACTACTACAACCACTCCTGAGCCCGATTCATCTTCGTCCTCTAGTACAACCACTCCTGAGCCCGACTCTTCTTCGTCCTCTAGTACAACCACTACTACAACCACTCCTGAGCCCGACTCTTCTTCGTCCTCTAGTACAACTACAACCACTACTACAACCACTCCTGAGCCCGACTCTTCTTCGTCCTCTAGTACAACCACTACTACAACCACTCCTGAGCCCGAGTCTTCTTCGTCCTCTAGTACAACCACTACTACAACCACTCCTGAGCCCGAGTCATCTTCCTCCTCTAGTACAACCACTACTACAACCACTCCTGAGCCCGATTCATCTTCCTCCTCTAGTACAACCACTACTACAACCACTCCTGAGCCCGAGCCATCTTCGTCCTCTAGTACAACCACTACTACAACCACTCCTGAGCCCGAGTCTTCTTCGTCCTCTAGTACAACCACTACTACAACCACTCCTGAGCCCGAGTCATCTTCTTCCTCTAGTACTACTACAACCACTACTACAACCACTCCTGAGCCCGAGTCATCTTCGTCCTCTAGTACAACCACTACTACAACCACTCCTGAGCCCGAGTCATCTTCCTCCTCTAGTACAACCACTACTACAACCACTCCTGAGCCCGAGTCATCTTCCTCCTCTAGTACAACCACTACTACAACCACTCCTGAGCCCGAGTCTTCTTCGTCCTCTAGTACAACCACTACTACAACCACTCCTGAGCCCGAGTCTTCTTCGTCCTCTAGTACAACCACTACTACAACCACTCCTGAGCCCGATTCATCTTCGTCCTCTAGTACAACCACTACTACAACCACTCCTGAGCCCGAGTCTTCTTCGTCCTCTAGTACAACCACTACTACAACCACTCCTGAGCCCGATTCATCTTCGTCCTCTAGTACAACCACTACTACAACCACTCCTGAGCCCGATTCATCTTCCTCCTCTAGTACAACCACTACTACAACCACTCCTGAGCCCGATTCATCTTCCTCCTCTAGTACAACCACTACTACAACCACTCCTGAGCCCGATTCATCTTCCTCCTCTAGTACAACCACTACTACAACCACTCCTGAGCCCGAGTCATCTTCCTCCTCTAGTACAACCACTACTACAACCACTCCTGAGCCCGATTCATCTTCCTCCTCTAGTACAACCACTACTACAACCACTCCCGAGCCCGATTCATCTTCCTCCTCTAGTACAACCACTACTACAACCACTCCTGAGCCCGATTCATCTTCCTCCTCTAGTACAACCACTACTACAACCACTCCTGAGCCCGATTCATCTTCCTCCTCTAGTACAACCACTACTACAACCACTCCTGAGCCCGATTCATCTTCGTCCTCTAGTACAACCACTACTACAACCACTCCTGAGCCCGATTCATCTTCGTCCTCTAGTACAACCACTACTACAACCACTCCTGAGCCCGATTCATCTTCGTCCTCTAGTACAACCACTACTACAACCACTCCTGAGCCCGATTCATCTTCGTCCTCTAGTACAACCACTACTACAACCACTCCTGAGCCCGAGTCATCTTCGTCCTCTACTACAAGTACAACCACTACTACAACTACTACTACAACCACTACTACACCCGCTCCTACTACACCGGATCCAACCACACCCGATTCAACCACACCCGATTCAACCACACCCGATTCAACCACAACCGATTATACCACAACCGATTCAACCACAATCGATCCTATTCCGGGATCGGCATCTACGTCAAAACTCGGAACTGCTGTAACACTCATGTTTGTTGTCATCCAATGCTTCTTAATCTAAAACTAAGTCTAAGCCAAAATAttactcttttttaatatcttaggattaatttatttttggaacaactatcgtgagacatagtaaattaacaaaaaatcacggtttactcacgactaatttattgagaaaagctctactagtttcgagtcacagagggactcttcctcatgagcagcgtgcgtagacgcggtGATAAGCATAATGGCATTTGGTTCTGATGCTGGTCTGGTAAAGTCGTATTTTTTTTGCACGTGATTTTTTTACGATGTCAAAAACGTCATTTTGTATTGACTAGACGCCATGAGTACATTTTATACTGAGTGTCATTTGAAGGTACGTTTCATATTGAGCGATGATGTAGCAAATTACTCATATTATATACTTGAATTagatttattctaattatagttttcatattttaatatttttatctagacAACAGTTACCCAGATAAGGTACGGACTGgacagattttattattaaattttcgtACTCTGTCATAATCCCTATTCTTGTAGAAGTCGTACTATGCTAGTTTTTAAgacatacttagataaaactgtAAGGATTGTTGTGTGTGTCATTATGTTTGAATTACTTATTATACTGTGTGAAATGTGCAACGCCGTCGATGATATCGAACACATATTGATAGGATATAAGTAATATATCAAGAATGAGTCGATGAGACGTAATgttataagtaaattattattaaacttgcCATGAATGTATTACTATTTTACATaagaatttataataagtaaatgtttatactcgtattatcaatacaataaagaaaacatttatattattttcaagatGTTGATTTATTGATTCTTATTCCTTAATTAAGCCCTAATCCCCAAACCCGAATTCCCATACttatccccaatccccaatccccaatacAATCATCAATCTCAATCCCAATCCTCAatccccttttttttttttttttttgaggggggaaaatcatccaatgacttttcccgccttgggcgaggcgagaaggagtgtcagactcttactgactaaaaaccaccccgttccttctcctgctttttgagccggagccccggtaaacccgctaggtagtccgcagctccggatcaggcatcagccctgctgggccccatctgtggtggtctgatggctctttgaggcgcgcgcggaacgctacgcgccgtacgcacgggtctggttctgttcgggcggtgagctacccttgctcgccgtccgcaggcccgcacttacggtggccggagatcgtctcgcgatccccgacgcccggagtgtctctcgcgacggctggggcgtgaggaggtttgttctctcacgcgccccgcctcctccttagctagcatgactgcttcgcagaaggaggagacggcatcccagtccctctcgctccgtaccatggcctgaaccagtgccgggcgcgagaggtcgccgtcgccgaccacatccctgaggacttggcggtgctcagcccacgcagggcacaccgccaccgtatgttctaccgtgtcctccgggcggtcctcacagtgatgacacccgggcgtttcctcccgcccaataaggaacaggaacctaccgaaactcccatgtccggtaagcacctgcgtcaggcggtaggtgaggacgccgtggcgcctctctagccactcctcaaagaggggacctaccgctgcaatgacagcgagcccagccctcggttgcgacagtcgttgctgccattccgccatgaatCCTCAATCCCCTAATCTCTAATTCCCAACCTCCAAATCTCAATCCCCAATACACAATCTGCCAAAGAGCTACAGTGCCgcgccagcaacgcacttgtaattgcTTTGGTGTTACGGGATTCCACggatgcttaccatcaggtaatccgtctgctcatcTGCTACCGTACACCATAAAAATTCAGTTTTTTAGAACACAGTTTCAAGTGAGTTATTTACGCTGAAACAAAGTGACcatctcataaaaataaaaagacagtACAAATCTTTTGATGTTTGTATCAAAATCTATAAGAATATCAAAATAGAAACACACAAGCATAAGTTTGAAGCCACGTAGCAATGCAGCTTTACAACATTGAATTCTTTTCACCACTATACATGAAACATTCACGATTCTTTTCAGTGCAGTACACTGGCAGGCAAAAATAATAGGGTTTTTCTTTTGAAGgggtataataatataatccaatgacttctcccctCTCggacgagacgagagggagtgtcagactcttactgactaaaaaccaccccgttccttctcctggatttctagccggagccctggtaaacctgctaggtagtccgcagctccggaaaaaatAAGGAAATCGACTGaaagaatatgaaaattaaaaatctaattagtccatcagttaggtaataaaaaaatattagtcacgtatttttttaatttgtcattataAGATAAtgcataattttcaattttatcatacaagataacaatacttagataaaaacaaatcaaagtttaggagtgggattTCATTCGCGCACgttaagttccaaaatacctactaggtaGTCTTCCGATGACGCAGGCGCGGGTgactcgctgctaacagctgatcatgcgaaagaaAGCGCGCGGGTGTTATTTTGgtattgtgataaaataaaaaataatgagtatacaaaaaagtttctttggaaaagttgtttgtaatcatgagtacaatcatgtgcttaaatatcgttcactaattaccagtcaccctgtaGATGCCTCATAGATACATAGTTTACTAATTGACATAGGCACaacattaagtaattttaaatgaatatttatcaatccaaatacataattatacgtGGAACCAGAAAGGAATCTTTAAAATCGGACCATAAATATCTCTAGAATAGCATTATTCCTCTAGAATAAGTGAACCTGGAGGCACGGGTGAGTTCCCAGTCAAGACAAGTGAAACTCAGtaacactatttttttttaaagtgggaAAAATATCCAATGCcctctcttgccttgggcgaggtaagagaaaatgtcagacacttactgactaaaaaccaccccgttcctactcctgtttttcgagtctTCTtttaccttgggcgaggcgaaagagagtcagactcttactgacttaaaactcaccccgttcctacttctgcttttcgagccggagctaaGGTAAACgtgctaggtagtccacagctcagGAATTCTGCTACCTACCTATTATCGCAATTGctgtctttttttttcaatcctAAAGTCTGATAAGTCTTTATTTAGGTATAGTGTTTGAAAAATTGAGATTTATTACAAACTTTGATTTCAATGGGATCACTTTATACCAGAGCAAGCCATTTAGTCCATCTTGGCAACATTTTACAAGAATATGTTTTTACTGAAATCTATTATTTAGTCGTAACTATAAATTTATCTggttcaataaatatttgtagaaaCGCTTTAATGATTAGTTCTGCGAAATAAATATGAGAATAggcaatatataaaataaattgtgtctgACTGTCcccttatttacttttatttctgtAGAAGCGAGATTATTGTTTGTTCTGaaaccaataaaaaactgtATTCTTTCCTAAATAGAAATTGGACAGCACTCGTATGTCTTTCTAAGTTATTGTTGtaagtagattattttattgatagctgtgtaattttagttttgtttttattttaagtcaaGTGATCGAAAAATCTTTTACAACTGTGCAgtattttttgaagaaaattttaaaagccggtaaacgagttgacatatcaccagatggtaagcaagcaCCGTCGCCCATGAACAGTCTAAACACCAGAAGCGTCAAAGTAGTGCGCCAgcttttttgggggttaggaatttaagttttgttggggaatcggggattggaaagattatgaaggggggtaatttggcctcctgtaacctcaatcacacaacgaaacacaacgcaagcgttgtttcacgtcgtttatctgtgaggccgtggcatcactttagtcgagccggctcatttttgccgaagcatggctctcttagAAACATTCATCGAATGTCCCAAATTACTTTCTAATCTAAATTCATTGACCAGTTTTTCTTGCTCGCCAGTGTAGTATTCTTTCCCGAGAGATTAATATTTCATAGCCGCCAGCATCCATCGTTTTATTCCCTCGACTGCGCCTAATTCCGGCAAGATATTCATTGTAACATCTATCATCGCTTAGGAGTTTTGATTTGATTCATTAGGAAAAGGCTGTGTTTTTTTTGTCAAGTCAAGATTATTAAGCAATGTGTGGTTCGATTACTAGGTCcgataaagatatttttcaaaaacgtCTCGGTCTGCAactcgggcaaagtattacagggcTTTTCCAAAAAAAGAAAGCAAGCGAAGTGATTTATGCTAAAACCTTATTTATGTGAGacgaggctttggtcagcaatggccactatAGCTACTAACTATATGGTTGATGTGTATGTGAGGGGTAtgaaaaagtcaaagtcaaagtcaaaattatttatttcaattagaccaggaaggcacttttgaacgtcaaaaatgaaaaaatatatttatctatgtatattttaaaatgaatcgTTAAATCGATATGTTATGGGGTAAGgttcttatgtaagaaaaaaataacaacatagtGCGGGGTTCGCTAGTTATATTAACTAGCTTAAACTCgagtggattacggactttgtgactaataaaagtagcctaagttactccttagtacatcagctatctgccaataaaagccccatcaaaatcggttcagtcatttcagagattaaccagaacaaacagacagatagacaataatgtaaacaatattattttagtgtatgtatcgcatgtatattcatatgcatgtagtaaaaaactgttgtatcaatattacaaacatacacaccaattttacttattttatgagTCTAGATATAGTTAGAACTAAGTTTTTAATATTCCTAAGTTTACAATAAGTAAAAATTCTATTATCCAACTCAATACAACAACACAAAACGTTTTTCTCATGCCAAATGAGTTCAAATGACTTTGAACCCTCCTAAAgcattaattaaaagttattttgcaataaaaattaataagtagtGCTCTCCATTAATTATACTTGACCACATAAATTGAACTTTAACCTAAAACTTTGAAAGTCGTTTTTTCATTGGACTTTTTTTGCTAACTAGTCttgtttggatttttttgtGATTTGGTTGAATAAGATCGGTTGATTAATAGTATAAGTGGTTCGGTCGATAGGTTAGTTCGATGCCCAAGTTGGACAgagtattttaagttttttttttttttataagcaaaTGTAATGCctataatttatattacaaatgttattttggttAAACGTTTTAATAGATGCTGCCATCTCTATTTCAATACTACAAATAAATCTACTTTTAATCTAAActcattatttacaacttaaatagaccaaaaaaaaaaggaataaatactaacttaaaactaaaataaaggcgttaggcgtggttaggcgtcgaagtactcgtccgcatcgctgtcattggggaacgttcccagaagactggccgcattgccacgttgtatggcaatgcttatcttatCAATAATGTCTATTGATCTCCAAAGAAGTGGTCAGAGTGATGTGTCGTGGATTCGATTATTTATTACCGCACGGAATAACTTCACAAactgattattatgttatcggctttctcatgtaactatttgacgaggaactcgaccagtttagtcaaacagttaccttagttagccgataacataataattaatttagtatgtctcacgaaagttataataaaattaaacttctcAAACTGTTATTTAGCTAGACTATTATataactttcaattcgaaagattGAAGTGAGCTTGATCGTGGTCCatcatgtcattggttgtgaaaataatctccaccaatgacgggcgagaatgcagTCGAGTTCACTTTGAAAGTTCAAATAAACAGTTATAGAAGAGCCTagcacgacacgggagaaaattaTACCCAACTTCTTTATGTCCTCAAATTGAATTACTtatccggggtacgaaatttcttcactattgtaatcttcaaacacaacactacctcccattaaagccgtggcagataattttagaataccTTTATATACTACAAACCTAGGTTATAAACCATCTAGGTGCACTATCAAAGGACCTATATATCATATCTTCAGACCTCTGTCAGGCCCTAATGGATCTTCAAGCCATTTAAGTCGAGAACAGGTAAACAGATGTCTTGGTTGTAATAGAAATAatgggtgtcccaaaattaacgcaagatttgaatttgccgccatttgtgcagtgaagtgttggcaaccctgaaaaaaaagcaatttgacagctaacagtatagggttattaaaaatggagcgttacacgatagaacaacgtgtcttcattattaaagaatatttcaaagacatttccaggtcgtgtactCTCTCGTTTCGGTGATCAAAATTGGCCTCCTAGATCGAgtgatttaacaccattagacttctttttatggggttatttgaaatcacaagtcTATGTCAACAAGCCCACAACCACCCGTGCATTAAAGGAGGAGATTTAGATctgcatcaacgaaattcagctacatttatgcagaatggtcatggaaaatttcaacaaaagagTGCGCATGTACATGCAAAGCCGTGGAggccatttgtccgatgtgttattccatacataaccctatcctatgtactttacgagtcaataaaaatataactatcaaaagactaaaaacggcgttttctatttaattcaaatcttgcgttaattttgggacaccctatatatTGTTTAGGGATGTGAGATTTTGGAAATGTTTGTCAAGTAAGCTAATGGTAGATTTTGAATCTAAttttgagtatgcgatgtatcgatagtagggaagctatccatagcacgcatctataacACGTTAGTATCCATAACactcatctttccatataaaaaacaaagcttagctaagtcctttccaatcagtgctaagctatgtgtaccaatgaaccGATTGGTGAAAGTTAAatgcctcaccgaaaaccgacgtgaaacaacgcttgcgttgtgtcatTGGAGGTCCGATTCCcaccttcctaatcttcccaatcccccaacaacccttgaattcctaacccccaaaatgccggcaacgcacttgtgacgcctctggtgtttcaagtgtccatgggcggcggtgattgcttaccatcaggtgatacgtctgctcgtttacggcgtgtcctataaaaaaaaaacgcattcGCAGCAacgcatagcacatctctgctagAAAAACATCCTTAATctttgtttaacatttaaaaacaccGGAAAATATATTATCAGATGGTTTTATTTAACCACGCCCTCTGTAATCCGCCAACCCTACCATGTGACGTGTTTGTCGTCTTATCTCTGGAGATTTATGGTCATATTCTGTTTAGATGCGAGGTTAGGTTACGTCTGTGCAATATTTATAGTACAGGGTTTAGGATGTCTAAGTTAAAGCACCATTCCTGTGTAAGGGattatttattaagtctaccTTGAGAGTTTGTGTAAACGTTGTCTAGTCATTAGACGATTTCTAATTAGTAGACTATGTGGAGGGTCGGAGGTtcaagacgtccgcttctcatgcatgaggacgAGCATTCAAAACCTATCGAAATACttatgtgattttttccgagttatatgtatt
It encodes the following:
- the LOC118270206 gene encoding mucin-2 isoform X7, translated to MYKLFLFLAIAVYSVRAYKLEEASRIAGGSVRNDINYVISLQKKESTPTYERGHKCGGVLITRQNALTAASCVFEDGQLINQTYYRVFAGTVLTNDNADSVRDIASITVHPDYNSQTSANDIAIITLQNAFPDAINPLPMPTGELSDQSLCESSGFGGRNTSSTASAQLITLSSVFTIGREACIEEMGHMMTLELSMICAVSLGSGCVGDEGNPLVCNSESGSQVLIGLLSNSKNCVLDPYSPEVYTLVYPFATWVNQVLYSETESSSSSSTTTTTTTPEPESSSSSSTTTTTTTPEPDSSSSSSTTTPEPESSSSSSTTTPEPESSSSSSTTTTTTTPEPESSSSSSTTTTTTTPEPESSSSSSTTTTTTTPEPESSSSSSTTTTTTTPEPESSSSSSTTTTTTTPEPDSSSSSSTTTTTTTPEPESSSSSSTTTTTTTPEPDSSSSSSTTTTTTTPEPDSSSSSSTTTTTTTPEPDSSSSSSTTTTTTTPEPDSSSSSSTTTTTTTPEPESSSSSSTTTTTTTPEPDSSSSSSTTTTTTTPEPDSSSSSSTTTTTTTPEPDSSSSSSTTTTTTTPEPDSSSSSSTTTTTTTPEPDSSSSSSTTTTTTTPEPDSSSSSSTTTTTTTPEPDSSSSSSTTTTTTTPEPDSSSSSSTTTTTTTPEPESSSSSTTSTTTTTTTTTTTTTPAPTTPDPTTPDSTTPDSTTPDSTTTDYTTTDSTTIDPIPGSASTSKLGTAVTLMFVVIQCFLI